The following proteins are co-located in the Primulina tabacum isolate GXHZ01 chromosome 11, ASM2559414v2, whole genome shotgun sequence genome:
- the LOC142519687 gene encoding uncharacterized protein LOC142519687 — MHQFMQFCQQNQPRPHDQAQDHHIEANDRALERFLRFKPPKFEGKPDAYQAESWLSKINKIFSILNYSDEQKVNFPTYYLKKQLITGGVQWNIVQGDMTVAQYVAEFHRLIHYAPHYKEDEVRKMKKIVQGLKLDIRWATLSTEVTIYVSAVNQALRVEEDIKTLLKKEKE, encoded by the exons atgcaTCAATTTATGCAGTTTTGTCAGCAAAATCAACCACGACCTCATGATCAAGCTCAAGATCATCACATTGAGGCAAATGATCGAGCTCTTGAGAGATTTTTAAGATTCAAGCCGCCAAAGTTTGAAGGAAAACCAGATGCTTATCAAGCAGAATCTTGGCTaagcaaaatcaataaaatattctcTATTCTCAATTATTCTGACGAACAAAAGGTGAATTTTCCCACTTACTATTTGAAGAAGCAGCTCATAACTGGTGGCGTACAGTGGAACATAG TCCAAGGTGACATGACCGTAGCTCAATATGTGGCAGAATTCCACCGTCTTATACATTATGCACCACACTACAAGGAAGATGAggtaagaaaaatgaaaaaaattgttCAAGGGTTAAAGCTCGATATTCGTTGGGCAACACTGTCCACAGAAGTTACCATTTATGTTTCTGCTGTTAATCAAGCCCTACGAGTGGAAGAAGACATCAAGACACTTCttaaaaaagagaaagaataa